Proteins from a genomic interval of Methanoplanus endosymbiosus:
- a CDS encoding HVO_0476 family zinc finger protein → MNEEFFCPACNCECEHEILKESGDLLVKCSTCGNIHHVKRPAEPELLKVKAIISSEGNSETGIIELFEDEIIQKGDLLVAEIGDDAAGVEVTDIEMGEKRRHKAKASDISTLWTRKIDRVVVKVSFHDARKTIPLYAEVEGEDDFIIGDYYNTNGHRYKVTHIKLRNGSMMRKEGWKAYARKIKRVYGVKP, encoded by the coding sequence ATGAATGAAGAATTTTTTTGTCCTGCCTGCAACTGCGAATGTGAACATGAGATCCTGAAAGAGTCAGGAGATCTTCTTGTAAAGTGCAGCACATGTGGAAATATCCATCATGTTAAAAGACCCGCAGAGCCGGAACTGCTGAAAGTAAAGGCGATAATCAGTTCAGAAGGAAATTCGGAGACCGGGATTATTGAACTTTTTGAAGATGAAATTATTCAGAAAGGGGACCTTCTGGTTGCAGAGATCGGTGACGATGCGGCAGGGGTTGAGGTCACAGATATAGAAATGGGAGAAAAAAGGCGACATAAAGCAAAAGCCTCCGATATTTCGACTCTGTGGACGAGAAAGATTGACAGGGTTGTAGTCAAGGTTTCATTTCACGATGCCAGAAAAACTATTCCGCTTTATGCAGAAGTTGAGGGTGAAGATGATTTTATCATCGGAGATTATTACAATACTAATGGTCACCGCTACAAAGTCACACATATAAAATTAAGAAACGGTTCAATGATGAGAAAAGAAGGATGGAAAGCGTATGCACGTAAAATAAAGAGGGTTTATGGAGTTAAACCCTGA